Proteins from a genomic interval of Chroococcidiopsis thermalis PCC 7203:
- a CDS encoding tape measure protein, whose product MGQVGASILKAGTNAEKSRVSFTTFLGSATKADAVLRDITKFAAETPFELPEVERAARQLLAFGFNAEQLKPTLTAIGDVAAGTGTDFGELAEIIGKAKTQGRLFGEDINQLTGRGIPIVAELAKQFGVTEGEVKKLVEKGQVGFPEIEKAFISMTTTGGRFEGLMSKLAATTGGKFTNLSDRITQSFVKIFESIQPAINAALDVAASFFDGIQVDFRSINDLAKTFAGWLIEHKDEAKAVGAAIGTFITNSFKVVNQLVQDFSNYLKENPAILKAIGVVVDLIGKGFNVWGDALNNVVFLVKQAADWFSKIVNFIDVAATKFKELVASGKEWLRLSAQNLGLGGSGGAVDGGRFHIADPHDPDVTSHADASPHHTYQRTSRGIVRDLTISRGGRTNVSVPSPITGRIKFAGNRGDYGNAVILETNDGQEIVLGHFASIGVKTGQMVTRGQGLGIQGSTGNSNGVHVHIEAPAHVLDAYYESLRTGKWGLGGAGGAKNPELAKLLGLDKLRAGNQFTQQYNAARNANSASGFQNFLATVRQRNNFMSGYQSAAQANYRSPYDAINKSVESNQKRIEGYRRLNDLLQQNYEKTHQLEIQIRDGIGGAFTDAISGFISGTKSLGDVALDLLDNLASKLLDLGLNSILGNASSGTGIFGSLLGGLFGGRTPNFGLSTAALPIPHFATGGMMQHDGLAYLHAGEKVLTPQQQGAGISTTVNVYNYGDSPNMTRDQADRFQRSMDERIKNVVTSQLIRHKRTGSL is encoded by the coding sequence ATCGGACAAGTTGGTGCATCCATCCTTAAAGCTGGAACTAATGCTGAGAAATCCCGCGTCTCTTTTACCACTTTTCTTGGTTCTGCTACCAAAGCAGACGCAGTACTAAGAGATATCACTAAATTTGCAGCCGAAACACCATTCGAGCTACCAGAAGTTGAGAGAGCAGCGCGGCAACTATTAGCATTTGGATTCAATGCGGAACAACTAAAACCCACACTAACTGCTATCGGTGATGTTGCGGCAGGTACGGGAACTGACTTCGGAGAATTAGCTGAGATTATCGGTAAGGCTAAGACTCAAGGGCGCTTGTTTGGTGAGGATATAAATCAACTCACCGGACGCGGTATTCCGATTGTTGCTGAATTAGCTAAGCAGTTTGGTGTTACCGAGGGTGAAGTTAAGAAGCTAGTAGAGAAAGGTCAAGTCGGATTCCCAGAGATTGAAAAAGCTTTCATCTCCATGACTACGACAGGTGGACGCTTTGAAGGGTTGATGTCCAAACTTGCAGCTACTACTGGTGGCAAGTTCACCAACCTCAGCGATCGGATTACACAATCATTCGTAAAGATATTTGAGAGCATTCAACCTGCAATTAACGCAGCTTTGGACGTAGCAGCATCCTTCTTCGACGGCATACAAGTTGATTTCAGGTCGATAAACGATCTTGCTAAAACATTTGCTGGGTGGTTAATAGAACATAAGGACGAAGCTAAAGCAGTTGGTGCTGCTATAGGTACATTCATTACTAATTCTTTCAAGGTAGTAAATCAACTGGTTCAAGACTTTAGCAATTATCTTAAAGAAAATCCTGCGATTTTAAAAGCGATCGGTGTTGTTGTAGATTTAATTGGTAAAGGTTTTAACGTTTGGGGCGATGCGCTAAATAACGTTGTATTTCTAGTAAAACAAGCAGCGGATTGGTTCTCTAAGATTGTTAACTTTATAGATGTTGCTGCAACAAAATTTAAAGAACTAGTCGCTAGCGGTAAAGAGTGGTTGAGGCTCAGCGCACAGAATCTTGGATTAGGTGGTTCTGGAGGTGCAGTAGATGGGGGTAGATTCCATATAGCAGATCCACACGATCCTGATGTGACCTCTCATGCTGATGCTTCTCCACACCACACCTATCAAAGGACGAGTAGGGGTATTGTTAGAGACTTAACGATCAGTCGTGGTGGTAGGACTAATGTTTCAGTACCCAGTCCTATCACGGGAAGAATCAAGTTTGCAGGTAATCGAGGCGATTACGGTAATGCCGTTATTCTGGAGACGAATGACGGACAAGAAATTGTTCTAGGTCATTTTGCAAGTATCGGTGTAAAAACTGGGCAGATGGTTACTCGCGGTCAAGGGTTGGGTATCCAGGGTAGTACAGGTAACTCAAACGGTGTCCACGTTCACATCGAAGCACCTGCGCACGTCTTAGATGCTTATTACGAATCGCTGCGTACGGGTAAATGGGGATTGGGTGGAGCTGGTGGTGCAAAGAACCCTGAATTAGCTAAATTGTTAGGACTGGATAAACTTAGAGCTGGAAATCAATTTACACAACAGTACAATGCTGCTCGTAATGCTAATTCAGCTTCAGGATTCCAAAATTTTCTAGCTACTGTCCGACAGAGAAACAATTTCATGTCTGGCTACCAATCTGCTGCTCAAGCTAACTACAGATCTCCTTACGATGCGATCAATAAATCCGTAGAGTCAAATCAAAAACGTATCGAAGGTTATCGTCGTCTTAACGATCTACTGCAACAGAATTACGAAAAGACACATCAACTAGAGATTCAAATCAGAGATGGAATTGGTGGTGCGTTCACAGATGCCATTAGCGGCTTCATCAGCGGTACTAAATCCTTGGGTGATGTAGCACTCGACTTGCTCGACAACCTAGCCTCTAAGCTTCTGGATTTGGGATTAAACAGCATCCTTGGTAATGCATCTAGCGGTACTGGGATCTTTGGATCGTTACTAGGAGGATTGTTTGGTGGACGTACGCCTAACTTTGGTTTAAGCACTGCGGCGTTACCCATTCCCCACTTTGCTACTGGTGGAATGATGCAACATGACGGACTAGCATATCTGCACGCTGGTGAGAAGGTTCTAACACCCCAACAACAAGGAGCGGGTATAAGTACAACAGTGAATGTCTATAACTATGGTGATAGTCCTAACATGACTCGCGATCAAGCCGATCGTTTCCAAAGAAGTATGGACGAGCGTATTAAGAATGTCGTCACAAGTCAGCTCATTCGTCACAAACGTACTGGTAGTTTGTAG
- a CDS encoding IS4 family transposase: protein MTITTVPNRVKILKDKFTQSLGLPFQELLPESEIQRIIEELQIKYRRRLFDPFVTLWAFLSQVLDVDKSCHNAVSRIIAYLVNEKVELPSTDTSAYCQARSRLPEELLQKLFGKVAQDLSEKVTTEYLWCGRHVKVIDGSTVSMPDTVENQKAYPQSKSQKPGCGFPIAKIGVMFSLVTGAALAIAINVLHTHDLQLARQLYQFLNPLDVLLGDRAFCAYADLVSIKNLECDVVFRKHQSRKTSMQRGRITGESDKLVIWYKPRKCPQGLSENAFAALPSTLVVREIYYYIIIPGFRTQQISLITTLLDAKIYPTLELVRLYGLRWDVEVNLKHLKSTLGMDVLRCKTPPMIRKELYVYLLAYNLLRTLMWQASTTYGVPPVRLSLQGTRQHLNHFIPQMLAISGVKRHHIYQTLLKVIVHKSVPTRPGRAEPRVRKRRPKAYPLMKNPRHELRRQLQTA from the coding sequence ATGACTATTACTACTGTGCCAAATCGAGTGAAAATTCTCAAGGATAAATTCACGCAAAGCTTGGGACTACCATTCCAAGAACTGTTACCAGAGTCGGAAATCCAGAGAATCATTGAGGAGCTACAAATTAAATATCGTCGTCGATTATTCGACCCATTTGTAACTTTGTGGGCATTTCTCTCTCAAGTTTTGGATGTTGATAAAAGTTGCCATAACGCTGTGAGCAGAATAATTGCTTATTTGGTCAATGAAAAAGTAGAACTTCCTTCAACTGATACAAGTGCTTACTGTCAAGCACGTTCGAGATTACCGGAAGAATTATTGCAGAAACTGTTCGGGAAAGTGGCACAAGATTTATCAGAGAAAGTGACAACAGAATATTTGTGGTGTGGTCGTCATGTGAAAGTAATAGACGGTTCCACCGTCTCAATGCCTGACACTGTAGAGAACCAAAAAGCTTATCCTCAATCAAAAAGTCAAAAGCCTGGATGTGGGTTCCCCATTGCTAAAATTGGTGTGATGTTTAGTCTAGTTACAGGTGCTGCTCTAGCAATAGCTATCAATGTTTTACACACTCACGATCTCCAATTAGCTAGGCAGTTGTACCAATTTCTCAATCCCTTAGATGTACTTTTAGGGGATAGGGCTTTTTGTGCTTATGCCGATTTGGTTTCGATTAAAAATCTTGAATGTGATGTAGTTTTTCGGAAGCATCAGTCCCGAAAAACATCCATGCAAAGAGGAAGAATTACTGGAGAAAGCGATAAGTTGGTGATTTGGTACAAACCCCGAAAATGCCCACAAGGATTAAGTGAGAATGCATTCGCTGCTCTTCCTTCAACTCTGGTTGTCCGAGAGATTTATTACTACATTATTATCCCTGGTTTTCGGACTCAACAAATTAGTTTAATCACAACTTTATTGGATGCAAAAATTTATCCTACTTTGGAACTTGTGCGGCTTTATGGCTTGAGATGGGATGTTGAAGTAAATTTAAAACATCTCAAGTCTACTTTAGGCATGGACGTTCTACGCTGTAAAACTCCTCCAATGATCCGCAAAGAGCTTTATGTCTATTTACTTGCTTACAATCTGCTACGTACTTTAATGTGGCAAGCTAGTACAACTTACGGTGTACCACCAGTACGCTTATCATTACAAGGAACTCGTCAACACTTGAATCATTTTATCCCACAAATGTTAGCTATCTCTGGGGTAAAACGCCATCACATCTATCAAACTTTACTCAAGGTTATTGTTCACAAATCAGTTCCCACTCGCCCTGGTCGGGCTGAACCCAGAGTGAGAAAGCGTCGTCCCAAAGCTTATCCCTTGATGAAAAATCCCAGACATGAGTTACGCAGACAATTGCAAACTGCTTGA